The proteins below come from a single Zea mays cultivar B73 chromosome 8, Zm-B73-REFERENCE-NAM-5.0, whole genome shotgun sequence genomic window:
- the LOC100280010 gene encoding Proline-rich receptor-like protein kinase PERK9-like, with amino-acid sequence MASSPSPSPITIRATSPPSTATPSPATTTPKPDSPAPVTQPNATPADPPSSPAAPPPLPPPASTPPPQLPSPPPSLPPPPPDAVPPPPVVVATPPPAPAAVVPPPSSPAAVPPPPTPAAPPKASPIRPPAAASPPPSNLPAPNPPADPTPPTVAQPPPPRRRPPRSPQTEPPPLAPPPSGIPVEPSPTSPSPTSADPSIPTPSSPSSPGTTPSTPGSDGTPSVPAPATPGDSVSPVTTGGQGSNKSSSPASQSSSSSVDSGGLSSGAKAGIGVVVAIIVLSLVGAAFWYKKKRRRVHGYHAGFVMPSPASTPTQVLGYSAKTNFSAGSPESKDSMPEFSMSNCRFFTYEELYQITNGFSSQNLLGEGGFGSVYKGCLADGREVAVKKLKDGGGQGEREFHAEVDIISRVHHRHLVSLVGYCISDDQRLLVYDFVPNDTLHYHLHGRGVPVLEWPARVKIAAGSARGIAYLHEDCQPRIIHRDIKSSNILLDNNFEALVADFGLARLAMDACTHVTTRVMGTFGYLAPEYASSGKLTERSDVFSFGVVLLELITGRKPVDASKPLGDESLVEWARPLLTQALETGNAGELVDARLNKNYNEVEMFRMIEAAAACIRHSASRRPRMSQVVRVLDSLADVDLTNGVQPGKSEMFNVANTAEIRLFQRMAFGSQDFTTDFSQSSWNNSQSRGLDASGSRPL; translated from the exons ATGGCGTCCTCACCTTCGCCTTCCCCGATCACCATCAGAGCCACCTCGCCGCCTTCCACCGCAACCCCGTCGCCGGCAACCACCACGCCCAAGCCGGATTCCCCGGCCCCGGTGACGCAGCCCAATGCTACCCCGGCCGACCCTCCCTCATCGCCGGCCGCGCCTCCTCCCCTCCCGCCTCCCGCGTCCACGCCACCGCCACAGCTCCCTTCTCCACCGCCCTCCTTGCCTCCGCCCCCTCCGGACGCCGTGCCACCACCGCCGGTTGTCGTTGCCACTCCGCCACCCGCCCCAGCAGCCGTAGTGCCTCCACCCTCGTCGCCTGCTGCAGTACCCCCACCGCCTACACCTGCTGCCCCGCCAAAGGCGTCGCCTATACGCCCCCCTGCGGCCGCGTCGCCACCCCCATCCAATCTGCCAGCGCCCAACCCGCCGGCGGACCCAACGCCGCCGACAGTAGCACAGCCACCTCCGCCACGGCGCCGGCCACCAAGATCGCCTCAGACAGAACCTCCACCCCTGGCACCACCACCTTCTGGAATTCCTGTCGAACCTTCCCCAACCAGTCCCTCACCGACGTCCGCAGATCCTTCGATCCCCACTCCCTCTAGCCCCTCGTCTCCAGGGACGACACCGTCTACACCAGGCTCTGATGGCACTCCATCGGTGCCAGCCCCAGCAACGCCAGGTGACTCAGTTAGCCCGGTAACAACCGGGGGCCAAGGTTCCAACAAGTCGTCGAGTCCAGCCTCGCAGAGCAGCAGCTCCTCAGTAGACAGTGGTGGACTGTCTTCTGGTGCAAAGGCAGGCATTGGGGTAGTCGTTGCCATTATTGTGCTTAGTTTGGTTGGAGCAGCATTTTGGTACAAGAAGAAACGGAGGAGAGTGCATGGATACCATGCTGGTTTTGTAATGCCTTCACCGGCCTCGACTCCTACACAAGTGTTAG GGTATTCGGCCAAAACAAACTTCAGTGCCGGGAGTCCTGAATCGAAAGATTCAATGCCAGAGTTCAGTATGAGCAATTGTCGGTTCTTCACTTATGAGGAATTGTATCAGATCACAAATGGCTTCTCATCACAGAACCTGCTAGGGGAAGGTGGGTTCGGATCAGTGTATAAGGGTTGCTTGGCTGATGGAAGAGAGGTTGCGGTTAAGAAACTGAAAGATGGCGGCGGGCAGGGGGAACGTGAGTTCCATGCTGAGGTGGATATTATCAGTCGTGTGCATCATCGCCATCTAGTTTCTCTTGTGGGGTATTGCATTTCAGATGACCAGAGATTGCTTGTCTACGATTTTGTGCCCAACGACACACTTCACTATCATCTTCATG GACGTGGAGTACCAGTTTTGGAGTGGCCAGCTAGGGTTAAAATTGCGGCTGGTTCGGCTCGTGGAATAGCCTATCTTCACGAAGATT GTCAACCCAGAATAATCCACAGGGATATAAAGTCCTCCAATATCTTGCTGGATAATAACTTTGAAGCACTG GTTGCTGATTTTGGTCTTGCAAGGTTAGCTATGGATGCTTGCACTCATGTAACCACACGAGTGATGGGAACTTTCGG GTACCTTGCTCCAGAGTACGCGTCAAGCGGCAAGTTGACTGAGAGATCTGATGTATTCTCATTCGGTGTCGTCCTCTTGGAGCTTATTACTGGTAGAAAGCCTGTCGACGCATCAAAGCCATTGGGTGACGAGAGCCTTGTTGAGTGG GCTAGGCCATTGCTCACGCAGGCGCTTGAGACCGGCAACGCCGGGGAGCTGGTGGACGCCCGGCTTAACAAGAACTACAACGAAGTCGAGATGTTCCGTATGATCGAAGCTGCTGCAGCTTGCATTCGGCATTCAGCATCCAGGAGACCGAGGATGAGCCAG GTCGTGCGGGTGCTCGACAGTCTCGCTGATGTCGATCTAACTAACGGCGTGCAGCCAGGCAAGAGCGAGATGTTCAACGTCGCGAACACGGCTGAGATCAGGCTGTTCCAGCGGATGGCGTTCGGCAGCCAAGATTTCACGACGGATTTCAGCCAGTCCAGCTGGAACAACAGCCAGAGCAGAGGTCTTGATGCCTCTGGTTCAAGGCCATTGTAa